The genomic segment GATGGCGGCGGCAAGCTGCTCTTCGTCTCCGAAACCCAAGTCGGCCAGCGCGGCTCGCGATTCCGCTTCACTCTCGTCGAGCAGTTCGCGTTCGACGATGCGCAATGCGTTGGCGGCCACCCGGGAGTGGAAGTTGACCTGTCCGCTGGTCGCCTCCCGGACGTCGGTTTCCAGGAACTCGGCCACCGCGGCGACGAGTTCGGCAGCCAGGGGGCGTCCGTATGCGCCGATCACGACGGGACCTCCTCGAGCAGGTTGAGGATGTCCCATTCCGTCTCGCTGACCCGGCGACCGATCGTCGCCAGCTCGACCGAGCGCGATTGACCGCTCAAATGCCGCTCCGCCTGGAAGCGGCAGATCACGCCCCAGCGCAATGTGGCCAGCACCAGCCACCAGTGCAGTGCTGCCCGGTCGACGGTCGTCCCGCTGGCCTGTTCGTAGTCGCGGACGAAACTCTCGATACTGCCGAGGCCGCCGGCGCCGAGGCTGGCCGGAGCGCCGAACCGCCACGCGCGGATGCAGAACCAGGCCAGGTCTTCATAGGCCTCGCCGAGGTGCACCAGCTCCCAGTCGAGCACGGCGGCCAGGTTGAATCCGTCGACGATCAGGTTTCCCATCCGGTAGTCGCCGTGCACGAGCACCGTCGCCGATTGTTTCGGCCGGTGCGCGCCCAACCAGCGAAACGCCCATTCGAAGGTGGCGGTGGTGTCGTTCATTGCGTCGAGCCGCTCGCGGTATTCGACGAGTTGGTCCTCGTAGGCCAGGCCCGGAATCTGCGGGTCGGCCCGGTGAATGGCGGCCAGCGCCTGCGCGCATTGCCGCAGCAGCTCGGTTCGGCGCGCGTGCCCGTCGGCGGTGTCGAGCCGGCGCGCAATGCGCCGGACGATGGTTTCGCCCTTGATCTCGTCGCAGACGAGAAACGGATTCCCCAGTGCCGCAACCGAATCATCGGCGAGCAAGATGTGGGGAACCGGCGCGCCGGCAGCCGCGGCCGCGGCCTGCGCGCGGGCTTCGAGCTCCATGCCGGCATGCACGTCGTCGGGTGGGCCGGTGCGCAGGATCAGCGCGCGGCGTTGGCTGCCGGTGACCGCGTCGAAAGCCCAGGTGGTGCGGCTGGCACCGCCGGTCAGCGCACGCAGATTCTCGATCGTGGTGCCGGCGCCCAGTACCGGCGCCAGCACCGCTTCCAGTTTGGCGTCCAGGTCCACGGTCATTGCTTGCCAAATTTGAACAGCCGCTGCGCCACTCGGCGAATCTGGATTTCCTCGGCACCCTCGGTGATCCGGTAGCGGCGATGGTGTCGGTAGATGTGCTCGAACTGCTCATGACGGCTGTAGCCGAGCCCGCCGTAGACCTGCATGGCGCGGTCGGCGGCGTCGCAGACCAGGCGGTTGGCGCGATAGTTGGCCATCGACACCTTGTCCGAGACCTCCATGTGGTGGTCGCGGTCCAGGTGCCAGGCGGCGAATTGCACCAGTAGCCGCACCATTTGCGCTTCGGTCTGCAGCTCGGCCAGCGGCCATTGCACGGCTTGATTGACCGACAACGGCTTGCCGAACACGGTGCGCTTGGCGGCATATTCGGCGGCTCGGTCGATGCAATACTGCGCCGCTCCGAGGCTGCTCGCGGCTTGGCGAATCCTGTTCTCGTGCAAGAACGTTTGGGCGACCTCCAGGCCGCGGTCGACCTCGCCGAGCACCGCATCGGCGGGGATGCGGACATCGGTCAGTTCGACTTCGCCGTGGTCGGTGGGCATGTTGAAGGTCCACCAGTAGTAGGGGACGTTGAATCCGGGGGTGTCGGTGGGGACCAGGAACGCCGTGATGCCCCGGGCTTGTCCCGGCTCCCCGGAGGTGCGGGCGAAAACCAGGTCGTGGGTGGCGCGGTGCACACCGGTGTTGAAACGCTTGGAGCCGTTGATCACCCAGCTGTCACCATCGAGTTGGGCGCGGGTCTCCAGCCAGGTCGCGTCGGATCCGTGCTGTGGCTCGGTCAGCCCGAATGCCATGGACCGCTCACCGGTGATCAGCGCCTCGGACCACACCCGGCGCTGCTCGTCGCTGCCGAAGCGTTCCATCATGATCACCTGAGGGAAGTTCCCGACGATCGACGACTCGTTCTGCAGGTCGTTGTGCAGTCCGAGCCCCTTGTGCGCCAGGTGTTCCCGGATCACCGCCATGTCGACGTTGGTGCCGTCGCGGCCGCCAAGCGACGCCGGCAGTCCGTAGCGAAGCCAGCCCGCCTTGTCGGCGCGCCGGCGCATCTCGGCGAGCAACTCCTCCCATTCTTCGGTCGGGATTCCGTCGTTGTCCCAATCGGTGCGGGCATGCTCGCGGCGCTGATCGAAGTACTGGATGTTCTCGCGTTCCAGCGGCTTGATCTCCGCCTCGATGAACGCGTCCATCTCGGCGAGTACGCCCGGAAGATGTTCTGGCAGGGTGAAATCCACAGGTGTCTCCTTTGGAAGGGTCAAGCGCCGTACAGAGTTTTCTTCCACACCGTCGACAGGGTTGCAATGGCGTCCTCGTCGCTGATCTCGATCCCGAGACCGGACTGCCCGACGAAGACGGTGGTGAAGTTTTCGAACAGCAGCGCAATGGCCGCAGCCGTGTGCTGCGGGTTGAGTTCGCTGCCGTAGCCCTGTTCCTGGGCGCGTCGCACCGAAGCGGCCACGATGTCCATGCCGAACCTTCGAAACTCGTTCTGCACAGCCGCGAACCGCTGCTGCGTAGCGGCCAGTTGCGCGACGGCGATCATGATGCCGATGTTCTGCTTGAAGATGTTCCAGTAGCCGGTGACCACCGAGGTGAAGAACGCGTTGTCGTCTGGGGAATCCGGCAGGTGCACGCTCAACCCCGACGGGGCCACCACATCGTGCAGGAACGACTCCGCCAGCGCGGCCAGCAGGTCTTCCTTGTCGGCGAAGTACCGGTAGAACACTGCCGGGGATTTCCCGGCGGCCGACGTGATGTCGGCCAGTGTGGTGCCGTGAAAGCCGCGTTCGGCGAACAGTTTTCGTGCAGCCTGTTCGATGGCCTGTCTGGTCTGGCGGCCTTTGGTGGTCAGCGCCCGCGACGCGTCGGGGGCGGGGGTGGACATCAGTTCCTGATCCGGTCGCCGGCGCGCAGCAGCGCGCTCGGCAAGTCATGGCCCACTGCCGATTTCGCGACATCAGCGGCGGCGATCGCGGCCTGCAGGTCGACGTCGACATCGATACCGCTGTCGGTCAGCAGGTAGACCAGGTCTTCGGTGGCGATGTTGCCGGTGGCGCCAGGGGCGAACGGGCAACCGCCCAGCCCGCCGACCGAGGAGTCCAGCCGAGTGACCCCGGCGGTGACCGCCGCGTATGCGCTGGCCAGACCGGCGCCGCGGGTGTTGTGAAAGTGTGCGCCTAGCGGCAGGTCGCCGATCACCGGACGCAGTTGGGCGATCAGCGAACTCACCCGGCCCGGGGTGGCGGTGCCGATGGTGTCGGCGATCGACAGGCGGTCGGCCCCACGGTCGCGGGCGGCCGCGGCGATCTCCAGCACCCGCTGCGCCGGGGTGGGGCCCTCGAACGGCGAGTCCCATGCGGTGGCGATGACGACCTCGACGGTGACAGGAAAACTTAAGGGGCTGCCGTGCGCGATGGCGACGATCTCGTCGATCTGGTCGGTGGCCTCGACGCTGGTGCGCCCGACGTTGGCCATGCTGAACGTGTCGTCGGCGGCCACCACGTACTCGATCGACCTCAGCCCGGCGGCGACGGCGCGCTTGGCGCCGCCTGCGCTGGCCACCAGGGCGGAGAATTCGATGTCGGGATAGTTGTGCAGCTGCGCGGCAAGCTCGGCGGCATCGGCCATCGACGGCACCTTCGTCGGGGAGACAAACGCCGTCGCCTCCACCTCGCGCACACCGGTGGCGGCCACCGCGGCAAGCAGTTCCAGCTTGGCGGACAACGGGATTGGCCTTTCGATCTGCAGCCCGTCGCGCAGCGCCACCTCACGGATATCTACGTGCAGGTTCACAACACCCCCTCGCCGCGCAGTGCCTCGAGCTCGTCGGCGGTTTTGCCGAGCAGCCCCCCGTAGACGTCGTCGTTGTGTTGTCCCGGGCAGGCCGGCCCCGCATGGCGGACACCGCCCGGCGATTCCGACAGCACCGGAACAACCCCGGGGCCCAACACATTACGTTCGAGGCGTTCGTCGTAGTGCTCGACCAGCATGCCGCGCGCCCGCAGCTGAGGGTCTTCAACCACCTCGGCGACGGTGTTGATGGGGCCCGCGATCACGCCTGCGGCAGAGAGGGTTTCGACGATGTCCACGGGATGCCGTTCGGCGGCCCAGGCGCCGATGATCTTGTCGAGCTCGTCCTGGTTGCGGCCGCGCGCGGTGTGCGTGGCGAACCGGTCGTCGCCGGCCAGCTCCGGGCGACCCATCGCCGCGCACAGCCGGGCGAACACGGTGTCCTGGTTGGCGGCGATCACCACCCACGAATCGTCGGCGCTGCGATAGATGTTGGACGGTGCGATGCCTTCCAGCCGGGTGCCCGACGGTCCGCGCACCACGCCGCCGACGTCGTAGTCGGGGATCGTGGATTCCTGGATGGCCAAGCATGATTCGGTCAGCGCGACATCGACGACCTGTCCCCGCCCGGTCACGCCGCGGCGATACAGTGCGGCCAGCGCGCCCTGGGCGCCGAACATGCCGGCCAGGCTGTCGCCCAGGGAGAGCGCAATCCGGGGTGGCGGTCCGCCGGGAAAGCCGTTGAGGTGCCGCAATCCACTGGCGGCCTCGGCCACCGAGGCGTAGCCGGCCTTGTGCGCGTCGGGCCCGGTCTGCCCGTAGCCGGACACTCGGACCAGGATGATGCCGGCGTTGCGCGCGCTGAGCACGTCGTAGCCCAGGTCCCACTTCTCTAGGGTGCCCGGACGAAAGTTCTCCACCACGATGTCGGACTTCTCGACGAGCTCGAGGAACAGCTCGCGCCCGCGCGGTTTGCGCAGGTCGAGCGTGATCGCTTTCTTGTTGCGCGCGGCCACGGTCCAGAACACGTGGTGCCCCTCAAGTTCGGCCTGACCCCAGTTGCGCAGCGGGTCCGGAGCCCCCGGCGGCTCCACCTTGATGACCTCGGCGCCCATGTCCCCGAGCAAGCGGCCGGCGAACGGACCCGCTATCAAGGTGCCCAGTTCGAGCACCCGGATGCCGTCCAGCGCACCAACTATGCGCCGCTCCTCCTCATCGCTACGTCCCCCGCACGCGGGAGGTGCCCCCACTGCATCGTCGCCGGCGGAAGTCACGAGGCGCTCGCGAAATCGTGCCGAATCAGCCAGTCGGTGACGACGTTGACCGCCTCGCGCAACTTGTCGCGCTGGTCCGGACCGGCGTAATAGTGTGTGGCGCCGGGAATTTCGTGCATCTCCTTGTCGGGATGCCCGATCGCCTCGAACAGCCGCCGGGTGTGGCTGGGTGTGCAGGCGTCGTCGGCCAGGTTGCCGATCACCAGCGCGGGGATCGCGATATCGCGCCCGCAGTCCACTCCGTCGCCGCGGGCGTCGTCGTAGCTCCATTGCGACAGCCAGCCGCGCAGCGTCGAGAAGCGGGCCAGCCCGACCGGGCTCATGTTCACCACTTGAGGGTCACCCAGGTAGCAGGTGCCCGGCGTGCGCTCATTGGGATCCACGGTCGGATCCAGCCAGCGGGGATCGGCCATCGTGCCGTGCACGACGAAGCAGAACTCTGCAACGTCTCGGTCGGGGCGGCCCTGAGCGGTCAATTCAGCCAGCTTCTCTTTGACCCATGCGGTGATGCGGCGGTTGCGGTCGATCTGCGCTTGACGGTACCGGGCCAGGAACTCCTGGGTGTAGGGCGGCTGGTTGGGGTTGTCGGGGTTGTACAGATCCCGCTCGGGATCGCGCTTGGTGGGATCGGATTCGTCGAGGATGGACGCGTCCAGCCATTCGGTCAGCGTGCCGTGCCGGCTGACGTGCGCGGCCAGCAGCATGATGCCGTTGGCGGCGGGCAGCTCCAGCTTGGTCAGGTCCGGTCCGTCGCCGGTCGGGCTCGACGTGATCGTCGCGTGCTGGGCCTGCTGTTGGTAGAACACCGACAGCGAGCCGCCACCGCTCCACCCGGCCAGCACCACCTTGGAGTAGCCCAGCCGGTTCTTGGCGTCCTTGATGCACTCGCCGAGATCCTCGACGACCTTCTCCATCAGCAACGCCGAGTCGGTGCCGCGGAACCGGCTGTTGCAGTAGATGACGTGGTGGCCGGCCCGGGCCAGCGCGTTGATCATCGGCAGGTATGCGCCGCCGCCGATCGGGTGCATGAACACCAGCACGGTGTCGGACGGCTTGTCTTTCGGCTTGAGCAGATAGCTCTCCAGCACGGTGATCTCGGCCAGCCCGCCGTAGACGTCTCGGACATCGGAATTGTTCTGGAACGCAACCAGATACGGGATCCGGTCGTATTCGTGCTTGACGGCTTGCCGCACGGCTTGGCTCATCAGTGTTGTCCTAGGTCGTGGGCGAGTACTTCCGGTGACGGTGTCAGGCGCCGGCGGGTGTCGATGGCGATGACCTGCCAGTCGACGCGCGAGTGCTCGTCGAACTTGCGGCGTGCCCGCTCGCGCGCCTTCTCCGGCGCGCCGTGGTGAACCCCTTGCGGCGCATGGGTAATCAGGCCCGGCGGCATTGGGATGCCGTAAAGCGAGCCACCGTGGAAGAACGCGATTTCGTCGTAGTCGACGTTGCGGTGATACCAGGGAGTGCGTTCCGTGCCGGCCACGCCCTCCGCGGGTTTGGGCAGGAAGTTCATCACGTAGACACCGGTGGCCTGCATGAACAGGTGCACCGTCGGCGGCAGGTGAACGCTGTCGGAGGTGATCACGTTGTAGTCATCGATGTTGAAGGTGAACGCGAAGTTGTCGCCGCGCCATCCCTCCACGTCGAGTGGATGATGTTGGTAGATAAGCGTTGTCGGGCCGCCTTCTAGAACATCGCGGTGGACGAGCCGGACCTCGTACTCGTCTCGGGCCCCCAAACCAGGGGGGTCGTCGAACGGAGCCGGCTCGGGAATCGTGGCCTGCGATGGGTCGAAGGGGAAGTGCCGGCCCAACGGACCGGGCGGTGGCACCCGGAACTCGTCGGTGGCCTCGATCATCACCAGCGTGGTTTCGCGATCCGGCACCTGGCGCCAGGTACAGGCCTTCGGGATGTAGACCCAGTCGCCCTCTCGGTAGCGCAGCGGACCGAACTCGGTCTCGAGCAGTCCGGTGCCTTGGTGGACGAAAGACAGCAGATCGCCGTCGACGTGGCGGGCGAAGTAGGGCATCGGCTCTTGGCGGCGGCTCAGCAGCACGCGGCAGTCCGTGTTGCTGAACATCAGCAGCGGCGCACCGTTGGCGTCGGTCGCATCGGTCGGCTTGAGCTCGCTGGACAACACGTCGACGGGGCGCAGCGGTCCGGACGCCCGGTAGGCGGTGGGGTCGTGGCGGCGGTAGATGTTGGCCGTCCGTCCGGTGAACCCGCCCCGGCCCAGCTCGTCGTCCTTGAGGCCGTCGAGGTCGGCGTGCAGGCGATGCGGCGTTTTGCCTTTGCGCAGGTGAACGAAGGATTCCATGGTGACTCCCGAATAGTGGGCGGGTTCGTCAGGCCTGATAAAACTGAAAGTGACATTACTTTCTCTTTTGCTGCCGGACAAGGGCCGGCGCAAGCGCGGGCTCGCCCCGAACCGGCTGCCGCTAACCGCGGACGCGCAGGACGACTTTTCCTTTAGCGGTGCGATTCTCCATGGAGGCGACGGCTGCGGCAGCCTGGTCCAGCGGGTAGACGTCCGGCTCCGGCGCCGCCAGCTTGCCCGAGGTGAGTAGGCGCTCCAGTCCGGCCCACTGTTCGTCCAGCGCGCCGGGATGCGTCGCCGTCCACGCGCCCCAGCCGACGCCGACGACGTCAATGTTGTTGAGCAGCAACCGGTTTACCTTCACTGTGGGGATCTCGCCGCCGGTAAAGCCGACGACCAGGAGCCGTCCGCCCGCAACAAGCGAGCGCAGGGAATCGGTGAACCGGTCACCACCGACCGGGTCAACGACCATGTCGACGCCGCGGCCACCGGTCAACTCCTTGACCGCGTCCTTGAAGCCGTCTGCCAGCACCACGTCGGTGGCGCCGGCCGCGGTGGCGACCCGGCCCTTCTCCTCGGTGCTGACCACCGCGATCGTTCGCGACGCCCCGAGCGCCGGCGCCAAGCGCAGCGTCGAGGTTCCGATCCCGCCGGCCGCGCCGTGCACCAGCACGGTCTCACCCGGTTGCAGGCGCCCGCGCACCGTCAGCGCGAAGTACACCGTCAGATCGTTGAACAGCAGTCCGGCGCCCGCCTCGAAACTCACGTTGTCAGGCAGCTTGAACGCCCGGTCGGGGGAGAGCACCGCGACCTCGGCCATACCGCCGGTCAGCATCGTCAGGCCGACGACCCGGTCGCCGGGACCCACGTGAGCGCCCGCCGGTGCCGATCGAACGACGCCGGCGATCTCGGCGCCGAGCACGAACGGCGGGTCCGGCCGGTACTGGTAGAGACCACGGGTCAGCAGGGCGTCCGGGAACGCGGCGCCGGCGGCATGCACCTCGACGACGATCCCGTCGCCGGTGGGCTCGTCGACCTCGCCCACCTCGATCGCGTCCGGGCCGTCTAGCCGCGTCACCCGTGCTGCACGCATGCTGCCTCCGTTGTCGATAGGGCCGGACACCTCCGGCCAGCGCTCGAATAGCCTACTGCCAGCTCAAAATCCGCCGGCGACACGTACCACCGCACGGCCCGAGTCGGTGCGCAGTTGACCCAAAGCCTCAAACGGGTCCATGCGACGACGTTAGCCCTGGTCGGTAAAGAGCTTTTCGCTTGGTTGCTTTCCAGTCGCCCATATAGGCTTTGGCGAGTCATGACACGGGTCGGACCGCCGCGGAGATCTCGAGGATGGCAGTGAAGCCGTCACATGTATCAGGGTCGGGGACTGTTCACGAAGCCCCCGGCAACGGGATCACCGAGATCACCGAGATCACCGACACCGAGCTGGACGCGGTATTCCGCGTGCATCGGTGGCGTTCCCTGCGAGTCGCATCGGTGCAACGCATGATCGTCGTCGTCATCATGCTGGGTGCGGTCCTGGTCCACACGGATTACGGCGCCCCGAGATGGGCTCCGGACGACGCGGTCGTCGTGGTGTACGCGCTCACTGCATTGAGCGTCCTGATCTTGGTGTATTCCCCCGCGAGTCGATTGATGGTCCCGGATCGCGCGTTGTTCATTCTCGCGATGGTCGATGTGGTCGCGATCGTCGGATTCAAACTCTTGTCGCCGGGCGGCCACATCCCACTGCTGTTGATGGTGCTGGTGCCGCGCATGGTCGCGCTGGATCTGTCGGGACGACGCGCCACCGTGGGACTGACCTTCGCGTTCGTCGCATTCACGGTATCGATCCTGCAAGACCCCGTCATCGTGCGCCAACTGGGCTGGCCCAAGATATCGCTCATCGTGTTGATCTATGGATTCTTATGTGGCACAGCCTTATTCGCGGTCATCTTCCGGCAGCGGTATGTCAACGAAATCGCAAGAATCACCGCGTCACGAGATGCGTTGCTCGCCGAGACGATGACCGCTTCGGAGCGCGAGCGGCGAGAGATTTCCGAAGCCATCCACGACGGGCCTTTGCAAGATGTCCTCGCGGCCCGACGCGACATCGCGGACTTCGCCAAGAAATCACCCGCCGAGCCGCTGCAACGGGCGGTTGCCAGCCTCGACGACGCCTCGCGGCGACTGCGTGAGGCGACCTTCGAGCTTCATCCGGCTGTCCTCGAGCAAGTCGGGTTGGGTGCCGCGGTCGAAAAATTAGCCGTACTCACGGCCGAACGCGCGGGCATCACGATCGCGACCGACGTTGATCATCCGGACCGAACCGCCACCGACCCCATGGTGTTCGGGGTGGTGCGCGAGTTGTTGTCCAACGTGGTCCGCCATTCCGAAGCGACTCGGGTGTCGGTGAAGCTCAAGGTCCGCGATGGAACGTGTCGTCTCGATGTGGTCGACGACGGCATTGGGATCACCGCTGACGTGATGATGCGCCGCCTCGCCGAAGGTCACATCGGTCTGGCCTCGCAGCGGGCGCGGGTGGAAGCCGCCGGCGGCAGTTTCGAAATTGTCGACGTCCCCTCGGGGGCACACATTCGCGTGGAGTGGCCGCTGTAAGGCCGAGCTCACTCCAGCAGCCGGCGCCGCATCGCCTCGGCGACGGCCGCACCGCGATCGGAAACGCCGAGCTTCTCGTACAGGTTTTGCACATGCGACTTCACGGTGCTGGGCGCCACGAAAAGACGTTTCGCAATCTGGGGGACCGACAAGCCCTCGGCGATCATTCGCACGACCTCGAGTTCGCGTGGTGTCAGCAACGGCGTATCTGCGCGGGCACGAAGTTTCACCTCGCCCGCCAGCGCGCCCGCCAACTGCGTCGGCAAATATGTCGCGCCCTTCTCGCACTTGAGCACGGCGGCCACGATCTCTTCGCTATCGGAGTCTTTCGTCAAGTAGCCTGCGGCGCCTTCGGCGAGGGCCTGGTAGATCACCGCACTGTCCTCGAAGGCGCTGAGCAATACGACGCAGGTGGCCAGACCGTCGCGCACCACAGCTCGGACTACCTCGAGCCCATTGAGTTCGGGCATCTTGTAATCGATCAAAGCCACCCTGGGCCGTAGCTC from the Mycobacterium lentiflavum genome contains:
- a CDS encoding DUF6285 domain-containing protein — translated: MIGAYGRPLAAELVAAVAEFLETDVREATSGQVNFHSRVAANALRIVERELLDESEAESRAALADLGFGDEEQLAAAIRAGELDDRAGEVLAALRTLVRNRLAVAHPGYDSE
- a CDS encoding phosphotransferase family protein, translated to MTVDLDAKLEAVLAPVLGAGTTIENLRALTGGASRTTWAFDAVTGSQRRALILRTGPPDDVHAGMELEARAQAAAAAAGAPVPHILLADDSVAALGNPFLVCDEIKGETIVRRIARRLDTADGHARRTELLRQCAQALAAIHRADPQIPGLAYEDQLVEYRERLDAMNDTTATFEWAFRWLGAHRPKQSATVLVHGDYRMGNLIVDGFNLAAVLDWELVHLGEAYEDLAWFCIRAWRFGAPASLGAGGLGSIESFVRDYEQASGTTVDRAALHWWLVLATLRWGVICRFQAERHLSGQSRSVELATIGRRVSETEWDILNLLEEVPS
- a CDS encoding acyl-CoA dehydrogenase family protein; the encoded protein is MDFTLPEHLPGVLAEMDAFIEAEIKPLERENIQYFDQRREHARTDWDNDGIPTEEWEELLAEMRRRADKAGWLRYGLPASLGGRDGTNVDMAVIREHLAHKGLGLHNDLQNESSIVGNFPQVIMMERFGSDEQRRVWSEALITGERSMAFGLTEPQHGSDATWLETRAQLDGDSWVINGSKRFNTGVHRATHDLVFARTSGEPGQARGITAFLVPTDTPGFNVPYYWWTFNMPTDHGEVELTDVRIPADAVLGEVDRGLEVAQTFLHENRIRQAASSLGAAQYCIDRAAEYAAKRTVFGKPLSVNQAVQWPLAELQTEAQMVRLLVQFAAWHLDRDHHMEVSDKVSMANYRANRLVCDAADRAMQVYGGLGYSRHEQFEHIYRHHRRYRITEGAEEIQIRRVAQRLFKFGKQ
- a CDS encoding TetR/AcrR family transcriptional regulator, whose translation is MSTPAPDASRALTTKGRQTRQAIEQAARKLFAERGFHGTTLADITSAAGKSPAVFYRYFADKEDLLAALAESFLHDVVAPSGLSVHLPDSPDDNAFFTSVVTGYWNIFKQNIGIMIAVAQLAATQQRFAAVQNEFRRFGMDIVAASVRRAQEQGYGSELNPQHTAAAIALLFENFTTVFVGQSGLGIEISDEDAIATLSTVWKKTLYGA
- a CDS encoding hydroxymethylglutaryl-CoA lyase; the protein is MNLHVDIREVALRDGLQIERPIPLSAKLELLAAVAATGVREVEATAFVSPTKVPSMADAAELAAQLHNYPDIEFSALVASAGGAKRAVAAGLRSIEYVVAADDTFSMANVGRTSVEATDQIDEIVAIAHGSPLSFPVTVEVVIATAWDSPFEGPTPAQRVLEIAAAARDRGADRLSIADTIGTATPGRVSSLIAQLRPVIGDLPLGAHFHNTRGAGLASAYAAVTAGVTRLDSSVGGLGGCPFAPGATGNIATEDLVYLLTDSGIDVDVDLQAAIAAADVAKSAVGHDLPSALLRAGDRIRN
- a CDS encoding CaiB/BaiF CoA transferase family protein; translation: MVGALDGIRVLELGTLIAGPFAGRLLGDMGAEVIKVEPPGAPDPLRNWGQAELEGHHVFWTVAARNKKAITLDLRKPRGRELFLELVEKSDIVVENFRPGTLEKWDLGYDVLSARNAGIILVRVSGYGQTGPDAHKAGYASVAEAASGLRHLNGFPGGPPPRIALSLGDSLAGMFGAQGALAALYRRGVTGRGQVVDVALTESCLAIQESTIPDYDVGGVVRGPSGTRLEGIAPSNIYRSADDSWVVIAANQDTVFARLCAAMGRPELAGDDRFATHTARGRNQDELDKIIGAWAAERHPVDIVETLSAAGVIAGPINTVAEVVEDPQLRARGMLVEHYDERLERNVLGPGVVPVLSESPGGVRHAGPACPGQHNDDVYGGLLGKTADELEALRGEGVL
- a CDS encoding alpha/beta fold hydrolase is translated as MSQAVRQAVKHEYDRIPYLVAFQNNSDVRDVYGGLAEITVLESYLLKPKDKPSDTVLVFMHPIGGGAYLPMINALARAGHHVIYCNSRFRGTDSALLMEKVVEDLGECIKDAKNRLGYSKVVLAGWSGGGSLSVFYQQQAQHATITSSPTGDGPDLTKLELPAANGIMLLAAHVSRHGTLTEWLDASILDESDPTKRDPERDLYNPDNPNQPPYTQEFLARYRQAQIDRNRRITAWVKEKLAELTAQGRPDRDVAEFCFVVHGTMADPRWLDPTVDPNERTPGTCYLGDPQVVNMSPVGLARFSTLRGWLSQWSYDDARGDGVDCGRDIAIPALVIGNLADDACTPSHTRRLFEAIGHPDKEMHEIPGATHYYAGPDQRDKLREAVNVVTDWLIRHDFASAS
- a CDS encoding homogentisate 1,2-dioxygenase, with amino-acid sequence MESFVHLRKGKTPHRLHADLDGLKDDELGRGGFTGRTANIYRRHDPTAYRASGPLRPVDVLSSELKPTDATDANGAPLLMFSNTDCRVLLSRRQEPMPYFARHVDGDLLSFVHQGTGLLETEFGPLRYREGDWVYIPKACTWRQVPDRETTLVMIEATDEFRVPPPGPLGRHFPFDPSQATIPEPAPFDDPPGLGARDEYEVRLVHRDVLEGGPTTLIYQHHPLDVEGWRGDNFAFTFNIDDYNVITSDSVHLPPTVHLFMQATGVYVMNFLPKPAEGVAGTERTPWYHRNVDYDEIAFFHGGSLYGIPMPPGLITHAPQGVHHGAPEKARERARRKFDEHSRVDWQVIAIDTRRRLTPSPEVLAHDLGQH
- a CDS encoding NADPH:quinone oxidoreductase family protein encodes the protein MRAARVTRLDGPDAIEVGEVDEPTGDGIVVEVHAAGAAFPDALLTRGLYQYRPDPPFVLGAEIAGVVRSAPAGAHVGPGDRVVGLTMLTGGMAEVAVLSPDRAFKLPDNVSFEAGAGLLFNDLTVYFALTVRGRLQPGETVLVHGAAGGIGTSTLRLAPALGASRTIAVVSTEEKGRVATAAGATDVVLADGFKDAVKELTGGRGVDMVVDPVGGDRFTDSLRSLVAGGRLLVVGFTGGEIPTVKVNRLLLNNIDVVGVGWGAWTATHPGALDEQWAGLERLLTSGKLAAPEPDVYPLDQAAAAVASMENRTAKGKVVLRVRG
- a CDS encoding sensor histidine kinase, coding for MKPSHVSGSGTVHEAPGNGITEITEITDTELDAVFRVHRWRSLRVASVQRMIVVVIMLGAVLVHTDYGAPRWAPDDAVVVVYALTALSVLILVYSPASRLMVPDRALFILAMVDVVAIVGFKLLSPGGHIPLLLMVLVPRMVALDLSGRRATVGLTFAFVAFTVSILQDPVIVRQLGWPKISLIVLIYGFLCGTALFAVIFRQRYVNEIARITASRDALLAETMTASERERREISEAIHDGPLQDVLAARRDIADFAKKSPAEPLQRAVASLDDASRRLREATFELHPAVLEQVGLGAAVEKLAVLTAERAGITIATDVDHPDRTATDPMVFGVVRELLSNVVRHSEATRVSVKLKVRDGTCRLDVVDDGIGITADVMMRRLAEGHIGLASQRARVEAAGGSFEIVDVPSGAHIRVEWPL
- a CDS encoding response regulator, producing MSSQSERVKVVVADDHPVTREGVVRALKSSGRIDVIGEVADGRAALTAIRELRPRVALIDYKMPELNGLEVVRAVVRDGLATCVVLLSAFEDSAVIYQALAEGAAGYLTKDSDSEEIVAAVLKCEKGATYLPTQLAGALAGEVKLRARADTPLLTPRELEVVRMIAEGLSVPQIAKRLFVAPSTVKSHVQNLYEKLGVSDRGAAVAEAMRRRLLE